Proteins encoded within one genomic window of Amycolatopsis nigrescens CSC17Ta-90:
- a CDS encoding alpha/beta hydrolase: protein MATWGEVKRWQPGPLQGAVEPMNGAYNKVVACGDDLRDTNTPYGWSGEAASAAAGTVNQIIDGLEEHSAELAASRRGVGDTGDAITGIQHGVQEIEELAAKHHFTVGEDGTIIDSGPPPDIPEDQRAAVETERKAVAAELRDRVGQVLRSATDVDDDFCAVLDKILSGHTIDASANDNETTSLAKAGSDGYAAGSLSIPAPPPDGATAAQNAAYWATISKGQRTQLAMDRPQLVGPRDGFSAVHRDIANQILLGHERTRLQSDLWRIQQDLNKLPHGPGNENERNILNKQLSGIQGKLDGVNKITEVLSGTKDAAEGRKHYLLGIDGAEDGKAIVATGNPDSARNVATFVPGTGSDLATLGGNIDRADVMHRAAEKATSEPNSVITWLGYDAPDSILNAGSAGYAEDARSSLDSFQDGLRESHNPGQPSHNTIIGHSYGSTVAGFAARDEHLAVDDFIAVGSPGVGVDDATGLHLPPEHVWGIAAENDPVADLQRFGNAPTDADFGANKINADAGVSWPVVGYSLTAHSQYWDPRNPALAGMGQVIAGKQPH from the coding sequence ATGGCGACGTGGGGCGAGGTCAAACGGTGGCAGCCCGGTCCACTTCAGGGCGCGGTCGAGCCGATGAACGGGGCGTACAACAAGGTCGTGGCGTGCGGGGACGACCTGCGGGATACCAACACTCCCTACGGCTGGTCCGGGGAGGCGGCGTCCGCAGCGGCCGGCACGGTGAACCAGATCATCGACGGCTTGGAGGAGCACTCGGCGGAACTGGCGGCCAGCCGACGTGGAGTCGGAGACACCGGGGACGCGATCACCGGCATCCAGCACGGTGTTCAGGAGATCGAAGAACTCGCCGCCAAGCACCACTTCACTGTCGGCGAAGATGGGACGATCATCGACAGCGGGCCACCGCCGGACATTCCGGAGGACCAGCGGGCTGCCGTTGAAACCGAGCGTAAGGCCGTGGCGGCCGAGCTCCGCGACAGGGTCGGCCAGGTTCTCCGTAGCGCCACCGACGTGGACGACGACTTCTGTGCGGTACTCGACAAGATCCTCTCCGGCCACACCATCGACGCCTCGGCCAACGACAACGAAACCACGAGTCTCGCCAAGGCAGGCAGCGATGGCTACGCGGCGGGTTCGCTCTCGATCCCCGCACCGCCGCCCGATGGGGCCACCGCCGCCCAGAACGCCGCCTACTGGGCCACCATCAGCAAGGGACAGCGGACACAGCTCGCCATGGACCGTCCGCAACTCGTGGGCCCTCGCGACGGTTTTTCAGCTGTGCATCGTGATATCGCGAATCAGATCCTCCTGGGTCACGAACGAACTCGGCTGCAGTCCGATTTGTGGCGGATACAGCAGGATTTGAACAAGCTGCCACACGGTCCGGGAAATGAAAATGAGCGGAATATTCTGAACAAACAGCTTAGTGGTATTCAGGGCAAGTTGGACGGGGTCAACAAGATTACCGAGGTGTTGAGCGGCACCAAGGATGCGGCGGAAGGGCGTAAGCACTACCTGCTGGGAATCGACGGTGCTGAAGACGGCAAGGCTATCGTTGCTACGGGCAACCCTGACTCGGCCAGGAACGTTGCCACTTTCGTTCCAGGTACCGGCTCGGATCTGGCAACGCTAGGAGGCAATATCGACCGCGCTGACGTAATGCATCGTGCGGCGGAGAAGGCCACGTCCGAGCCGAACTCGGTCATCACTTGGCTGGGCTATGATGCGCCAGATTCGATCTTGAATGCTGGAAGTGCCGGTTACGCTGAGGATGCCAGGAGTTCATTGGACAGCTTCCAAGACGGTTTGCGGGAAAGCCACAACCCAGGACAGCCGTCGCACAACACGATCATCGGTCACAGCTATGGCTCAACCGTGGCAGGGTTTGCTGCTCGAGACGAACATCTCGCAGTGGACGACTTTATCGCTGTTGGAAGCCCGGGAGTCGGCGTCGACGACGCAACAGGACTACATCTTCCTCCGGAGCATGTGTGGGGAATCGCCGCGGAAAACGACCCCGTTGCGGACCTGCAAAGGTTCGGCAATGCGCCGACCGACGCCGACTTCGGGGCAAACAAGATCAACGCCGACGCTGGTGTCTCATGGCCCGTCGTCGGCTACAGCTTGACCGCGCACAGTCAGTATTGGGATCCGCGTAACCCTGCGCTCGCCGGCATGGGACAGGTCATCGCCGGTAAGCAACCGCACTAG
- a CDS encoding dihydrodipicolinate synthase family protein, which yields MRALGTAELHGVWASTLLPLNEDDTIDFGRLELEVDALIAAGPHGIYTNGSAGEFHTLAEYEYDRLHELVAGRCADAGVAFQLGAGHPSGQLSLDRIRRAAALRPGAIQVVLPDWLPLSRDETTAAVARMAEVADDVPLVLYNPPCAKTQLPPELFAELADAVPALIGIKVPGGDDDWYRRVSALVGGRLAVFVAGHTLASGLARGAAGAYSNVACLSPAGALRWYRLMHSDAPAALDVERRLQRFFRDHIAPLAAQGYCDPALDKTLAAIGGWAEIGTRVRWPHRSVPADLVPALRTAARAAVPELLG from the coding sequence GTGCGCGCACTGGGGACGGCGGAGCTGCACGGAGTGTGGGCGAGCACGCTGCTGCCGCTGAACGAGGACGACACGATCGACTTCGGGCGCCTCGAACTGGAGGTGGACGCGCTGATCGCGGCCGGCCCGCACGGCATCTACACCAACGGCAGCGCGGGCGAGTTCCACACACTGGCCGAGTACGAGTACGACCGGCTGCACGAGCTCGTCGCCGGCCGTTGCGCGGACGCCGGCGTGGCGTTCCAGCTCGGCGCGGGACATCCCAGCGGGCAGCTTTCGCTGGACCGGATCAGGCGCGCGGCCGCGCTGCGTCCCGGCGCGATCCAGGTCGTGCTGCCCGACTGGCTGCCGCTGAGCCGGGACGAGACCACGGCCGCGGTCGCCAGGATGGCCGAGGTCGCCGACGACGTGCCGCTGGTGCTGTACAACCCGCCCTGCGCCAAGACGCAGCTGCCACCGGAGCTGTTCGCCGAGCTCGCGGACGCGGTGCCGGCGCTGATCGGGATCAAGGTCCCCGGCGGGGACGACGACTGGTACCGGCGGGTCTCCGCGCTCGTCGGCGGCAGGCTCGCGGTGTTCGTCGCCGGGCACACGCTGGCGTCCGGCCTGGCCAGGGGCGCGGCCGGCGCCTACTCCAACGTCGCCTGCCTGAGCCCGGCCGGAGCGCTGCGGTGGTACCGGCTGATGCACTCGGACGCCCCGGCCGCGCTGGACGTCGAACGGCGGCTCCAGCGGTTCTTCCGCGACCACATCGCGCCACTCGCGGCACAGGGCTACTGCGACCCGGCGCTGGACAAGACGCTGGCCGCCATCGGCGGCTGGGCGGAGATCGGCACCAGGGTGCGCTGGCCGCACCGGTCGGTGCCGGCCGACCTGGTCCCCGCCCTGCGCACGGCCGCCCGCGCCGCCGTCCCCGAACTGCTCGGCTGA
- a CDS encoding VOC family protein, whose amino-acid sequence MAPRFDLIGLAVSDMATSLAFYRRLGLDIPADADKEPHVEVTLPGGLRLAWDSVAEVRSFDPEWTAKEGNRVSLAFACDDPADVDKTYESLVREGYSAHKEPWDAFWGQRYATVQDPDGNSVDLFAPLS is encoded by the coding sequence ATGGCACCTCGTTTCGATCTCATCGGCCTGGCGGTCAGCGACATGGCGACCTCACTCGCCTTCTACCGCCGCCTCGGCCTGGACATCCCCGCTGACGCAGACAAGGAACCCCACGTCGAGGTCACCCTGCCGGGTGGACTACGGCTCGCCTGGGACTCCGTCGCGGAAGTGCGGTCCTTCGATCCGGAATGGACGGCGAAGGAAGGAAACCGGGTCAGCCTTGCGTTCGCCTGCGACGATCCGGCCGACGTGGACAAGACCTACGAAAGCCTTGTGCGGGAAGGATACTCCGCGCACAAGGAGCCATGGGATGCCTTCTGGGGCCAGCGTTACGCGACGGTCCAAGACCCGGACGGCAATTCTGTGGACCTGTTCGCGCCGCTGTCCTAG
- a CDS encoding MmcQ/YjbR family DNA-binding protein → MSPEQIAAFALDFPEVTEEQPFGPGADVYKVAGKVFVILTPNEDPPRVTLKCEPSLALHLRGQYEAVSAGYHVDKKHWNTVLLDGTVPPDQLEEMVEHSYLRVVAGMTKAARSRIELALTEG, encoded by the coding sequence ATGAGCCCTGAGCAGATCGCCGCCTTCGCACTCGACTTCCCGGAGGTCACCGAGGAACAGCCGTTCGGCCCCGGCGCGGACGTGTACAAGGTGGCCGGCAAGGTGTTCGTGATCCTGACCCCGAACGAGGATCCGCCGCGGGTCACCCTGAAATGCGAACCGAGCCTGGCGCTGCACCTGCGCGGGCAGTACGAAGCGGTCAGCGCCGGGTACCACGTGGACAAGAAGCACTGGAACACCGTGCTGCTGGACGGAACCGTGCCACCGGACCAGCTCGAGGAGATGGTGGAGCACTCCTACCTGCGGGTGGTCGCGGGCATGACCAAGGCGGCGCGCTCGCGCATCGAACTCGCCCTCACGGAGGGCTGA
- a CDS encoding DUF2306 domain-containing protein: MTQHLERPGAQVLPRAGPHSSKGGWGRRSLLGFAVVAAAFAGYQVLPYLSLDPGASRIPTQDALHYAFLAGHVITGTIAVLCTIAQLWPWLRRHHPRAHRVSGRIYLFAGALPCAVLALAMFPVSYGPGSVAVLMSAVLWSVTAVLGWKTARQRRYAEHRRWMLYSFAIMWGLAFWGFVIGYALKYLSPVEIDNATVVEAARWVGWVGNLLVVHWWLERRAGRTVVGVPRRTPATR, from the coding sequence GTGACGCAGCATCTGGAAAGACCTGGCGCCCAGGTTCTGCCCCGTGCGGGGCCGCATTCGTCGAAGGGCGGATGGGGCCGCCGGTCGCTCCTCGGCTTCGCGGTCGTCGCTGCCGCCTTCGCCGGCTACCAGGTGCTGCCCTACCTCAGCCTCGACCCCGGCGCCTCGCGGATTCCCACCCAGGACGCCCTGCACTACGCCTTCCTGGCCGGCCACGTGATCACCGGGACGATCGCCGTACTGTGCACCATCGCGCAGCTCTGGCCGTGGCTTCGGCGGCACCATCCCCGCGCGCACCGGGTCAGCGGGCGGATCTACCTCTTCGCCGGGGCGCTGCCGTGTGCCGTGCTCGCGCTCGCCATGTTCCCGGTTTCCTACGGCCCCGGCAGTGTCGCGGTGCTCATGTCCGCGGTTCTCTGGTCGGTCACCGCCGTGCTCGGCTGGAAGACGGCGAGGCAGCGCCGGTACGCCGAGCACCGCCGGTGGATGCTCTACAGCTTCGCCATCATGTGGGGCCTTGCCTTCTGGGGCTTCGTGATCGGGTACGCGCTGAAGTACCTGAGCCCGGTCGAGATCGACAACGCCACGGTGGTGGAGGCGGCCCGCTGGGTGGGCTGGGTCGGCAACCTACTGGTCGTGCACTGGTGGCTGGAACGGCGTGCCGGCCGGACCGTCGTCGGCGTGCCACGGCGCACCCCGGCCACGAGGTG
- the ilvA gene encoding threonine ammonia-lyase IlvA, which produces MPEHDPGVVSAAAIAAAAEGFTGVIPPSPLHRNDRLSAAHELDVWLKREDLNAVRSYKGRGAYNLLSGLEPERRARGVVCASAGNHGQGVAFACASLGIGARVYLPRTTPRQKRDRVAALGGRHVQIVVEGDTYDDAAAAARADAEASGRTLVPAFDDPRTIAGQGTVVKEVIEQLGRAPDVLVVPVGGGGLLAGSLAWLRETHPEVLVIGAEPLGAASMALALEHGGPVPLEQVDPFVDGAAVRQVGRHTFAVAADRRPRLVAVPEGRICVEMLDLYQSDGIISEPAGALASAALGLELGLSPGATVVCVLSGGNNDVSRYAEIVERALVFEGRKHYFLVEFPQEPGALRRFIDDVLGEDDDITLFEYVKRNNRETGPALVGIELGVPENLDAMLKRMETVPHRIERVPPDSPLFTFLV; this is translated from the coding sequence TTGCCCGAGCACGACCCTGGGGTGGTGAGCGCGGCTGCGATCGCCGCGGCGGCCGAGGGGTTCACCGGGGTGATCCCGCCGAGTCCGCTGCACCGCAACGACCGGTTGTCGGCGGCGCACGAGCTCGACGTGTGGCTCAAGCGCGAGGACCTCAACGCGGTCCGCTCGTACAAGGGACGAGGGGCGTACAACCTGCTGAGCGGCCTCGAACCGGAGCGGCGGGCGCGCGGTGTGGTCTGCGCGAGCGCGGGCAACCACGGGCAGGGCGTGGCGTTCGCCTGCGCCTCGCTCGGCATCGGGGCGCGGGTGTACCTGCCGAGGACGACACCGCGGCAGAAGCGCGACCGGGTGGCCGCGCTCGGCGGCAGGCACGTGCAGATCGTCGTGGAGGGCGACACCTACGACGACGCCGCCGCGGCCGCGCGGGCGGACGCCGAGGCATCCGGGCGGACGCTGGTGCCCGCGTTCGACGACCCGCGCACGATCGCCGGCCAGGGCACCGTGGTCAAGGAGGTGATCGAGCAGCTCGGCCGCGCGCCGGACGTGCTCGTGGTGCCGGTCGGCGGCGGTGGGCTGCTCGCGGGCAGCCTCGCCTGGCTGCGGGAGACCCATCCCGAGGTGCTGGTGATCGGCGCGGAACCGCTCGGCGCGGCCAGCATGGCGCTCGCGCTGGAGCACGGCGGGCCGGTGCCGCTGGAGCAGGTCGATCCCTTCGTGGACGGCGCCGCGGTGCGCCAGGTCGGACGGCACACCTTCGCGGTGGCGGCGGACCGGCGGCCACGGCTGGTCGCGGTGCCGGAGGGCCGGATCTGCGTGGAGATGTTGGACCTGTACCAGTCCGACGGGATCATCAGCGAGCCCGCCGGCGCGCTGGCTTCGGCCGCGCTCGGCCTCGAACTGGGGCTGTCGCCCGGCGCGACCGTGGTGTGCGTGCTCTCCGGCGGCAACAACGACGTCAGCAGGTACGCCGAGATCGTCGAGCGGGCGCTCGTTTTCGAGGGCAGGAAGCACTACTTCCTCGTCGAGTTCCCGCAGGAGCCCGGCGCGCTGCGCCGGTTCATCGACGACGTGCTCGGCGAGGACGACGACATCACCCTGTTCGAGTACGTGAAGCGGAACAACCGCGAAACCGGTCCCGCGCTGGTCGGCATCGAGCTCGGCGTGCCGGAGAACCTGGACGCGATGCTGAAGCGGATGGAGACCGTGCCGCACCGCATCGAGCGGGTCCCGCCGGACAGCCCGCTGTTCACCTTCCTGGTCTGA
- a CDS encoding siderophore-interacting protein, protein MPTAGRNTRYGNRFGAARMLDAVVSEVHDVTPEMREITLRGPALRMVASKPGAHLPVEIPGGEPELRTYSVWAHRPADASLTLRVALHHPGGPGSRWAGGVTTGTRVRIGVPRNKIVLDPGARYHVFAGEETGSVPLLAMLAALPSDAEVFGVLETTGPEAEPPAPAGARTLGWVHRGRTPAAGSPVLVRAVRGLDLPRAHGVAYVAGEAATCRAVLRLLIDRGWPRQAVKVQTHWTQGRCGLL, encoded by the coding sequence ATGCCCACAGCGGGACGGAACACACGCTACGGCAACCGGTTCGGTGCTGCCCGGATGCTGGACGCGGTGGTCTCCGAGGTGCACGACGTCACGCCCGAGATGCGGGAGATCACCCTTCGCGGTCCCGCATTGCGCATGGTGGCGTCGAAGCCGGGCGCGCACCTCCCGGTGGAGATCCCTGGCGGGGAACCGGAGCTGAGGACCTATTCGGTGTGGGCGCACCGGCCCGCGGACGCGTCGCTGACGCTGCGGGTCGCACTGCATCATCCCGGCGGGCCGGGTAGCCGCTGGGCTGGCGGCGTGACCACCGGGACGCGGGTCCGGATCGGCGTGCCGCGCAACAAGATCGTGCTCGACCCGGGCGCTCGGTACCACGTTTTCGCCGGTGAGGAGACCGGCTCGGTGCCGCTGCTCGCCATGCTGGCCGCGCTGCCGTCCGACGCCGAGGTGTTCGGCGTGCTGGAGACCACCGGGCCGGAGGCCGAGCCGCCCGCGCCGGCCGGTGCGCGGACGCTGGGCTGGGTCCATCGTGGACGGACGCCGGCGGCGGGCTCGCCGGTGCTGGTGCGCGCGGTGCGGGGACTGGACCTGCCAAGGGCGCACGGCGTCGCCTATGTCGCGGGTGAGGCGGCGACCTGCCGCGCGGTGCTTCGCCTGCTGATCGACCGGGGCTGGCCGCGGCAGGCGGTCAAGGTGCAGACGCACTGGACGCAGGGCAGGTGCGGGCTGCTCTGA